A genomic region of Arachis hypogaea cultivar Tifrunner chromosome 5, arahy.Tifrunner.gnm2.J5K5, whole genome shotgun sequence contains the following coding sequences:
- the LOC112803582 gene encoding uncharacterized protein, whose translation MFTNKLKALTVSLKRWHKDNFGDMDSRVKKFEEVIKKIDDIVSAGSYDGTMDARRKALVTCCVKWYVRKEIHWKQMSRLQHARDMDKNIRYFHNLASARGRNNRIDSLVINERLARNQARIRNAITGFYKELYRQEYASLIGIRNGLVKQIDDEEAAVLEEMHQLRKYERQFGIVSPVKYQNAKLPTDANVTLVALAPKFVGAKEIKDLRPIGMVGCVYKVIYKVLKQAAIVKLDFQKAYDRVRSSFVDIVLQKMGFGLRWRTWVKECVTIASMSMLINGSPSKPFKMERGLKQGDPLSHFLFVLVVDVLHRMVGEAEMETLVNYKRLLRCFELMSGLCINFDKSSLIPVNCEKE comes from the exons ATGTTCACAAACAAGTTGAAGGCTTTGACAGTATCGCTAAAAAGATGGCATAAGGATAATTTTGGGGACATGGATAGCAGGGTAAAGAAGTTTGAGGAAGTGATTAAGAAGATTGATGATATCGTTAGTGCTGGTAGTTATGATGGAACAATGGATGCTAGACGGAAAGCTCTGGTGACTTGCTGTGTGAAGTGGTATGTCAGAAAAGAGAttcattggaagcagatgtctcgATTGCAACATGCTAGAGATATGGACAAGAACATTAGGTACTTCCATAACCTAGCGTCGGCTAGAGGGAGGAACAACAGAATCGATTCTTTAGTGATCAATGAAAGATTGGCACGAAATCAGGCCAGAATAAGGAATGCGATTACGGGTTTTTATAAAGAATTGTATAGGCAGGAGTATGCTTCTTTGATTGGGATCCGTAATGGGTTGGTTAAACAGATTGATGACGAAGAGGCAGCAGTGCTAGAGGAAATGCATCAACTAAGGAAGTACGAGAGGCAGTTTGGGATTGTGAGTCCAGTAAAGTACCAG AATGCGAAGCTACCAACAGATGCTAATGTTACTTTGGTGGCGCTAGCTCCAAAATTTGTGGGGGCCAAGGAAATCAAAGACCTGAGACCTATTGGTATGGTTGGCTGTGTTTATAAGGTGATATACAAAGTGCTG AAGCAGGCGGCAATTGTTAAGCTAGACTTTCAGAAAGCCTACGACAGAGTGAGATCGAGCTTTGTGGATATAGTGCTACAGAAGATGGGTTTTGGTCTTAGATGGAGGACTTGGGTGAAGGAATGTGTGACTATAGCGTCTATGTCAATGTTGATCAATGGGTCACCATCCAAGCCGTTCAAGATGGAGAGAGGACTCAAACAAGGAGAtcctctctctcattttctgtttgtTCTTGTCGTTGACGTTCTGCACAGGATGGTGGGGGAGGCG GAAATGGAGACACTTGTGAATTATAAGAGGCTCCTGCGTTGTTTTGAGTTAATGTCTGGCCTGTGTATCAACTTTGATAAGTCGAGCCTAATTCCAGTCAACTGTGAGAAGGAATGA